Proteins encoded by one window of Salmonirosea aquatica:
- a CDS encoding YdeI/OmpD-associated family protein: MPKEAIETFYPASPQEWRQWLLENHQSKQCIWLIFYKKKSGRPSITWSEAVDQAICFGWIDSTARPIDEEKFMQYFCKRKPNSVWSKVNKGKVLRLINDGLMMQAGMDSIETAKRNGSWSILDEVEELIIPHDLEKEFSAHPGAADFFDSLSKSTRKSILQWLVMAKRQETRQNRMKEIAESAAQKLKPGPFR; the protein is encoded by the coding sequence ATGCCCAAGGAAGCAATTGAAACTTTTTATCCAGCTAGTCCGCAGGAGTGGAGGCAATGGCTGCTGGAAAACCATCAATCGAAACAATGCATCTGGCTGATTTTCTACAAAAAGAAATCGGGTAGGCCATCCATTACTTGGAGCGAAGCGGTCGATCAGGCAATTTGTTTCGGTTGGATTGATAGTACCGCCCGACCGATTGACGAGGAAAAATTCATGCAGTACTTCTGCAAAAGGAAACCGAACAGCGTTTGGTCCAAGGTGAATAAGGGCAAAGTATTGCGGCTAATCAATGACGGCCTCATGATGCAGGCAGGTATGGACAGTATCGAAACCGCCAAACGGAATGGGTCGTGGTCGATTCTGGATGAGGTAGAGGAATTAATAATTCCCCATGATCTGGAAAAGGAATTCAGCGCACATCCGGGCGCAGCGGATTTTTTTGATAGTTTGAGTAAATCCACCAGGAAATCCATCCTGCAATGGCTCGTCATGGCTAAAAGACAGGAAACCAGGCAAAACCGAATGAAGGAAATAGCAGAATCGGCCGCTCAGAAACTGAAGCCCGGACCATTCAGATAA